A single window of Bradyrhizobium daqingense DNA harbors:
- a CDS encoding IS630-like element ISBj5 family transposase gives MANAGVKGRPIAPLVLSSQERAYLERQVRRHRVARSLSERCRAILRCADGLPSKSVAAELGIHEHTVGKWRRRFLKDRCDGLLDEARPGRPRTIDDDQVAEVIERTLRTTPPDATHWSIRSMAADTGFSHTTIRRMWTAFGLQPHRSQTFKLSSDPLFVDKVRDIVGLYLSPPNRAVVLSVDEKSQIQALDREQPVLPMMPGVPERRTHSYVRHGTTTLFAALDVASGFVIGKCYKRHRALEFLKFLKEIDAQIPEGLAVHIVMDNYATHKTPKIKAWLARRPHYHVHFTPTSASWINQIERWFAELTRKQIRRGVHTSVRQLEADIRTFIELHNNNPKPFKWTKSADQILASVKRFCHKAQQTLCGEL, from the coding sequence GTGGCGAATGCAGGTGTGAAAGGCCGGCCGATCGCGCCGTTGGTGCTGAGTTCGCAGGAGCGGGCGTACTTGGAGAGGCAAGTTCGTCGTCATCGTGTAGCCCGATCGCTATCTGAGCGATGCCGCGCGATCCTGCGGTGTGCAGATGGTCTGCCAAGCAAGTCTGTGGCTGCCGAACTTGGCATCCATGAACACACCGTCGGCAAGTGGCGCCGCCGATTCTTGAAGGATCGTTGTGATGGCCTGCTTGACGAAGCCCGCCCGGGCCGCCCTCGAACCATCGACGATGATCAGGTTGCCGAGGTAATCGAGCGGACATTGCGTACGACGCCGCCCGACGCAACGCACTGGTCGATCCGCTCGATGGCTGCGGATACTGGCTTTTCTCACACCACGATCCGCCGAATGTGGACGGCGTTCGGCTTGCAGCCGCACCGCAGCCAGACATTTAAACTATCGAGCGATCCGCTATTCGTCGATAAGGTGCGCGATATTGTCGGGCTTTATCTGTCGCCGCCTAACCGAGCCGTTGTCCTCAGTGTCGATGAGAAAAGCCAGATCCAGGCACTCGATCGCGAGCAGCCGGTCTTGCCGATGATGCCTGGGGTGCCGGAACGTCGCACGCATAGCTATGTGCGGCATGGTACGACCACGCTGTTTGCCGCGCTCGATGTCGCTTCCGGCTTCGTCATTGGCAAATGCTACAAGCGCCATCGGGCGCTCGAGTTCTTGAAGTTTCTCAAAGAGATCGACGCTCAAATCCCTGAGGGGCTCGCTGTCCATATCGTCATGGACAACTACGCTACCCACAAGACCCCCAAGATTAAAGCGTGGCTCGCTCGCCGGCCGCACTATCATGTCCACTTCACGCCGACTTCCGCGTCGTGGATCAATCAGATCGAGCGCTGGTTCGCTGAACTCACCAGAAAGCAGATCCGGCGAGGTGTTCACACCTCCGTCAGGCAGCTCGAAGCCGACATCCGTACCTTCATCGAATTGCACAACAACAACCCGAAGCCCTTCAAATGGACCAAGTCCGCAGACCAGATCTTGGCTTCCGTCAAACGCTTTTGCCACAAAGCCCAGCAGACTTTATGTGGCGAACTTTAG
- a CDS encoding IS630-like element ISRj1 family transposase yields MIPEAREVHLSRKDRKVLEACCRSPVTLQRDLKRARIVLLAADGRSTRSIAKEVGVQPRIVSLWRHRYADHGLEGLQDKPRPGKQPIYTKTTDKRILKLLDKPPPQGFARWTGPLLAEALGDVDVQYVWRFLRSHKIDLVARKSWCESNDPNFTAKAADVVGLYVAPPAKAIVLCVDEKPSIQALERAQGYLKLPNGRALTGQSHDYKRHGTTTLFAALEVATGKIIATHSKRRRRVEFLDFMNSVTAAFPNRKLHVILDNLNTHKKNEDWLKAHPNVQFHFTPTSAPWLNQVEVWFSILQGQSLSGTSFTSLKQLQEHIDAYVNAYNDRAEPFVWTKKKVRQRRFKGRRITQL; encoded by the coding sequence ATGATACCCGAAGCAAGAGAAGTCCACCTTTCGAGGAAAGATCGCAAGGTGCTTGAGGCGTGCTGTCGCTCACCGGTGACGTTGCAGCGCGATTTGAAGCGGGCGCGGATAGTTCTGTTGGCGGCGGATGGGCGCAGCACCCGGTCGATCGCCAAGGAAGTTGGGGTCCAGCCGCGGATTGTCAGCCTTTGGCGGCATCGCTATGCCGACCATGGCCTTGAAGGGCTGCAAGACAAGCCGCGGCCTGGCAAGCAGCCGATCTATACGAAGACGACCGACAAGCGGATTCTGAAGCTGCTGGATAAGCCGCCACCGCAAGGGTTTGCGCGCTGGACCGGCCCCCTTCTGGCCGAGGCGCTGGGCGATGTCGATGTCCAATATGTCTGGCGGTTCCTGCGCAGCCACAAGATTGACCTGGTGGCTCGCAAGTCCTGGTGCGAGAGCAACGACCCGAACTTTACGGCCAAAGCCGCCGATGTTGTCGGCCTCTATGTCGCGCCGCCGGCGAAGGCCATTGTGCTGTGCGTGGACGAGAAGCCCTCGATCCAGGCTTTGGAGCGAGCGCAGGGTTATCTGAAGTTGCCCAATGGCCGCGCCTTGACCGGCCAAAGCCACGATTACAAGCGGCATGGCACCACAACATTGTTTGCGGCGCTCGAAGTCGCCACCGGAAAGATCATCGCGACCCATTCAAAACGCCGGCGCCGCGTCGAGTTTCTCGATTTCATGAACAGCGTCACCGCGGCTTTTCCGAACCGCAAGCTTCACGTCATCCTCGACAACCTCAACACCCATAAAAAGAACGAGGACTGGCTCAAGGCCCACCCCAACGTGCAATTTCATTTCACGCCGACAAGTGCGCCATGGCTCAATCAGGTCGAAGTATGGTTTTCCATCTTGCAGGGGCAGTCGCTCAGCGGCACCTCCTTCACGAGCCTCAAGCAGCTTCAGGAACACATCGATGCCTACGTCAACGCATACAACGACAGAGCCGAGCCCTTCGTCTGGACCAAGAAAAAGGTCCGTCAACGCCGTTTCAAAGGCCGCCGTATCACTCAGCTCTGA
- a CDS encoding DUF1521 domain-containing protein: MQYLPVAGLPVVGAPDSMNGVAPEGAVVTPTFNAMLGQYAPASYQYLPVASPALVGTAVGSVVPVVVAPAVVTTQAYMMAPPPSTMLMSQLNQNAEPAVDPVWTHEVKDGKATINLGDKYTITANEKDGTWTVRNNQTGHVTVIHGDPHVDADGDGKDDFDFKKDMTFQLDDGTKITVNNVDYGNGQAISSKLTITNGHNAIVVEGLGDDKDGKNNLRVTQSNAGMTLDELTSDGAQTIHESGQGWVDGAGRAVNQASIDDGEQGRGPGNYQYASGAPTSTAPVFFVPPPPPPLAMVPVAAAQVPTQSSQPAPVWSHEVRDGKAEIKLGDKYSILVDENDGTVLIRNSQTGKITSIKGDPHVDADGDGKVDFDFKKNMTFQLDDGTKITVDTVDIGKGKTMASKLTITNGDNAMVVEGLGDRFDGKNNLKVTQSNAGRTLDQLTSDGAQTIYEQPGSGWVDRSGRQVNQEIIDSNENPGTTSDA; this comes from the coding sequence ATGCAGTATCTTCCCGTGGCCGGCCTGCCAGTGGTGGGTGCGCCCGACTCGATGAACGGAGTGGCGCCGGAGGGCGCTGTTGTCACTCCCACCTTCAACGCCATGTTGGGGCAATATGCCCCGGCGAGCTACCAGTACTTGCCGGTAGCCTCACCAGCCCTCGTCGGTACGGCCGTTGGGAGTGTCGTTCCGGTCGTCGTGGCGCCAGCCGTCGTTACGACGCAGGCGTACATGATGGCGCCTCCTCCTTCCACCATGCTGATGAGCCAGCTGAATCAGAATGCCGAGCCTGCTGTGGATCCGGTGTGGACGCATGAGGTCAAGGATGGCAAGGCCACGATCAACCTTGGGGACAAGTATACGATTACGGCCAATGAGAAGGATGGCACGTGGACAGTCCGCAACAACCAGACCGGCCATGTCACGGTCATTCATGGCGACCCGCACGTTGATGCCGACGGAGACGGCAAGGATGACTTCGATTTCAAGAAGGATATGACGTTTCAGCTCGACGACGGCACGAAGATTACTGTGAATAATGTCGACTACGGCAATGGCCAGGCCATCTCTTCAAAGCTTACGATTACGAACGGCCACAACGCGATCGTTGTCGAGGGGCTCGGCGACGACAAGGATGGCAAAAACAATCTGAGGGTGACGCAGTCCAACGCTGGGATGACCCTTGACGAGTTGACGTCTGATGGTGCCCAAACGATCCATGAGAGTGGACAGGGATGGGTCGATGGCGCCGGACGCGCCGTGAATCAGGCGAGTATCGACGACGGCGAGCAAGGGCGTGGGCCGGGCAACTACCAGTATGCAAGCGGAGCGCCCACCTCTACGGCGCCCGTCTTCTTCGTTCCTCCTCCGCCGCCGCCTCTTGCGATGGTGCCTGTTGCGGCTGCCCAGGTGCCCACGCAGTCTTCTCAGCCGGCGCCAGTGTGGTCACATGAGGTCAGGGACGGCAAGGCTGAGATCAAGCTTGGTGATAAGTATTCGATCTTGGTCGACGAAAATGACGGAACAGTGCTCATTCGTAACAGTCAAACAGGCAAGATCACCTCGATTAAAGGCGATCCCCACGTCGATGCCGACGGTGACGGCAAGGTCGACTTTGACTTCAAGAAGAACATGACTTTCCAGCTCGACGACGGCACGAAGATTACTGTCGACACCGTTGATATCGGCAAGGGCAAAACGATGGCCTCGAAGCTGACCATTACTAACGGCGACAATGCCATGGTCGTCGAAGGGCTTGGAGACCGCTTTGACGGTAAGAACAATCTCAAGGTGACGCAGTCGAATGCGGGCCGTACGCTTGATCAATTGACTTCGGACGGAGCCCAGACGATTTATGAACAACCAGGCTCGGGGTGGGTTGACCGGTCTGGACGCCAGGTGAACCAGGAAATCATCGACAGCAATGAGAATCCAGGCACAACGTCCGATGCTTGA